Proteins encoded by one window of Dermochelys coriacea isolate rDerCor1 chromosome 13, rDerCor1.pri.v4, whole genome shotgun sequence:
- the CARMIL3 gene encoding capping protein, Arp2/3 and myosin-I linker protein 3 isoform X4, giving the protein MARPAGDLARDLQDSIRKVLSRPPNPLLLKVKLETKPKKFEDRVLVLTAWRLHLFGLKVPAKVESSFNVLEIRTLNTINHSQILVDTEKATYSFKFPSPASADQVTRHVNAALGKIFPSPTAGCLRTPETPRDTSPNSESSTSTSHSICGGFSETYAALCDYNGLFCREEVQWDVDTIYHSADNHEFNLLDFSHLESRDLALIVAALAYNPWFTRLHCKDLRLGSEVSEQVLHTLSKSHHLEELVLDNTGLKTDFALKLTYALGDNPGSALHSLVLSHNQIEDKGLISLSQQFLYFPKGLRQLGLCKTGVTPKGLAGLCQTLGANPAFSSSLQHLDLSKNPGLLGGEEANGFYSFLAQPNALLRLELAGTDCAVDVLFGALLHGCCTRLSYLNLSRNTFSHRKAKDSQLAFRQFFSSTYALNYVSLSGTKMPLDALRSLFQGLSANTHLSDVHLDLSGCELRSPGAQVLQEQLPGVTALGSLDISDNSFDSDLLTLVPALGKNKSLKHLWLGKNFSVKSRMLEEILHKIVQLIQEEDCSLQSLSMADSRLKSRTSILINALGSNTCLSKVDLSGNGMEDLGAKMLSKALQINSSLRSITWDRNNTTALGFHDVARALENNYTLKYMSFPMSDITAAYRSAPERMDEVWQKIQWCLLRNGHSQKFSQEQAFRLQQGIGTSSAEQMIRRLCLRVQEEVRALHSCPADTVQEEVLYARELMKEAKNSRALFPSLYELGHILASDGPVRQRLESVANEVSKAVDKELQVILESMVTLTQELCPRAMQAAEGHNKMLGTVSERVTVPRNFIRGALLEQAGQDIQNKLNEVKLSVVTYLTNSIVEELLEELYSTHKSLTQHIAHLQQLSEGQSSAGSSGGTPLDQPPRNQLRDHEETTDDELGTSIDTIAIKRQKHGRKIRPVSAFIGVADPDTDATHSWGTNSPSGWLSSSASSQYSHSRSPSFEGLAELPTEGSRLEHRTRGRPRPPRCVPPGPRQNARTPGSIEPQQQENGTVPRLDEGLEEFFSRRVLTDNTSYPRTPRGCGVRPGPSDALPPMQKKRRKGLFHFRRNRSLKGEREVEDTLWGAPHSSPSTPQGTADEPKAPMWSSASLDEGEGQEPQGMGIPLPGMGGSGGSGVKGLPPRGNQCPTVDCSPNPMREESDSSEAELLQPSRVHGIALPGMGRSLDGKKEGTELQRVGSLHDRERRRSSDSSGRGAHPKFCPSPSPSSPQPDTPLYLFPTEKGGWRPQPPPQSSKPAFVTIRRAEASWDIAEESSQLDLEETDISSRAPRMEAGEKPPNPSFLASGKAREPPSGLRPPKPVGIPRGQKPPTQPERSQSSEEQAGGAGPIETRTSPPVTRPRPDHLETEGGSEVGRKAAPLKPQRTRRAQSCDKLESDQGREPGARGAANALLPDPPLPPPLEQHQPPRKPRLPISRPFLSVDQTVGTQESGTD; this is encoded by the exons ACAGTATTCGCAAGGTCCTGAGCCGCCCGCCCAACCCTCTGCTGCTGAAGGTGAAGCTTGAAACCAAGCCCAAGAAGTTTGAGGATCGTGTGTTG GTGCTGACGGCCTGGCGGCTTCACCTCTTCGGGCTGAAAGTGCCCGCCAAG GTCGAAAGCTCCTTCAATGTCTTGGAAATTCGAACGTTAAACACAATAAACCACAGCCAG ATCCTGGTGGACACGGAGAAAGCCACCTACAGCTTCAAATTCCCCAGCCCGGCCAGCGCCGACCAGGTCACCCGGCACGTCAACGCGGCTCTCGGCAAGATCTTCCCCAGCCCCACGGCGGG CTGTCTGAGGACCCCTGAGACTCCCCGGGACACGTCCCCCAACTCCGAGAGTTCGACCTCCACCAGTCACAGCATCTGCG GGGGGTTCTCCGAGACCTATGCCGCCCTCTGCGACTACAACGGGCTGTTCTGCCGGGAGGAGGTGCAGTGG GATGTCGACACCATCTACCACTCGGCCGACAATCATGAATTCAACCTGCTGGACTTCAGCCACCTGGAAAGCCG GGACCTGGCTTTGATCGTCGCCGCCCTCGCCTACAACCCTTGGTTCACGCGACTGCACTGCAAGGACCTGAGGCTG ggctCTGAGGTATCTGAGCAAGTTCTGCACACGCTCAGCAAGTCCCATCACCTGGAGGAGCTGGTGCTGGACAACACGGGGTTAAAAAC AGACTTCGCGCTCAAACTGACCTACGCTCTGGGAGACAACCCTGGCTCGGCCCTGCACAGCCTGGTGCTGTCGCACAACCAGATCGAGGACAAAG gtcTCATCTCCCTGAGCCAGCAATTCCTCTACTTCCCCAAGGGGCTGCGGCAGCTCGGGCTCTGCAAGACGGGGGTCACCCCAAAAG GGCTGGCCGGGCTGTGTCAGACCCTGGGGGCCAACCCGGCCTTCAGCAGCTCCCTGCAACACCTGGACCTCAGCAAGAACCCCGGGCTGCTGGGCGGTGAGGAGGCCAAC gGTTTTTATTCCTTCCTGGCCCAGCCCAACGCCCTCCTCCGCCTCGAGCTGGCCGGCACGGACTGCGCCGTCGACGTG TTATTCGGGGCGCTGTTGCATGGATGTTGCACTCGGCTTAGCTACCTCAACCTCTCCCGGAACACCTTCTCGCACCG GAAAGCCAAGGACTCCCAGCTGGCCTTCAGGCAATTCTTCTCGAGCACCTACGCGCTGAACTACGTGAGCCTGTCGGGCACGAAAATGCCCCTGGATGCCTtgag GTCTCTGTTCCAGGGTCTCTCGGCCAACACCCACCTGAGTGATGTTCACCTGGATTTGAGCGGCTGTGAG ctgcGCTCGCCGGGGGCTCAGGTCCTACAGGAGCAGCTCCCAGGGGTCACTGCCTTGGGGAGCCTAGACATCTCCGACAAca GTTTTGACTCCGATTTGCTGACGCTGGTCCCTGCTCTGGGCAAGAACAAATCCCTCAAACACCTCTGGCTGGGCAAGAACTTCAGCGTTAAGTCCCG GATGCTGGAGGAGATACTTCACAAGATCGTACAGCTGATTCAGGAGGAAGATTGT tccCTGCAGTCTCTCTCCATGGCCGACTCGCGGCTGAAGTCCCGGACCAGCATCCTCATCAACGCCCTTGGCAGTAATACCTGCTTGAGCAAGGTGGACCTGAGCGGGAATGGCATGGAGGACCTGGGGGCCAAGATGCTGTCCAAGGCTCTGCAGATCAACAGCAGCCTCCG GAGCATCACCTGGGACCGGAACAACACGACAGCACTTGGCTTCCATGATGTCGCCCGAGCCCTGGAGAA CAACTACACCCTGAAGTACATGTCCTTCCCCATGAGCGACATCACAGCCGCTTACCGCAGTGCCCCGGAGAGGATGGATGAGGTGTGGCAGAAG atccAGTGGTGCCTCCTCCGAAACGGCCATTCCCAGAAGTTCTCCCAGGAGCAGGCGTTCCGACTCCAGCAGGGGATCGGCACCAGCAGCGCCGAGCAA ATGATCAGACGGCTGTGCCTGCGGgtccaggaggaggtgagggctctgcaCAGCTGCCCTGCTGATACTGTCCAGGAGGAGGTGCTCTATGCGCGGGAGCTCATGAAGGAGGCCAAGAACTCGCGGGCG ctgtTCCCCAGCCTCTATGAACTGGGACACATCTTGGCGAGCGACGGGCCCGTCCGGCAGCGACTGGAGTCCGTGGCCAATGAGGTCTCCAAGGCCGTTGACAAGGAGCTGCAG GTGATCCTGGAGTCCATGGTGACACTTACCCAGGAGCTCTGCCCCAGGGCCATGCAAGCCGCCGAGGGCCACAACAAGATGCTGGGGACTGTGTCAGAGCGGGTGACCGTCCCCCGCAACTTCATCCGGGGGGCGCTGCTGGAGCAGGCTGGGCAGGACATCCAGAACAAGCTGAA CGAGGTGAAGTTGTCTGTGGTGACGTATCTCACCAACTCCATTGTGGAGGAGCTCCTGGAGGAGTTGTACAGCACCCACAAGAGCCTG ACCCAGCACATTGCCCACCTCCAGCAGCTCTCCGAGGGGCAGAGTAGTGCTGGGAGCTCCGGGGGGACCCCCCTGGACCAGCCCCCCAGGAACCAGCTGAGAGATCACGAGGAGACCACAGACGATGAGCTGGGAACCAGCATT gACACCATCGCTATCAAGAGGCAGAAACATGGCAGGAAAATCCGACCTGTCTCAGCTTTTATCG GCGTGGCTGACCCAGACACTGATGCCACACACTCCTGGGGCACCAACTCGCCGTCAGGCTGGCTCTCCTCGTCGGCCAGCAGCCAGTACTCGCATTCCCGCAGCCCCTCCTTCGAGGGGCTGGCCGAACTCCCCACTGAGGGGTCCCGGCTGGAGCACCGCACCCGcggccggccccggcccccccggTGTGTCCCTCCGGGGCCTCGCCAAAAT GCTCGGACACCTGGGTCCATtgagccccagcagcaggagaATGGGACGGTGCCGCGGCTGGATGAGGGACTGGAGGAATTTTTTAGCAGGCGTGTCCTCACAGATAACACCAG CTATCCACGGACCCCCAGAGGCTGTGGGGTGAGACCAGGCCCCTCAGACGCGCTGCCCCCCATGCAGAAGAAGAGGCGAAAGGGGCTTTTCCATTTTCGGAGGAATCGGAGCCtcaagggggagagggaggttgaAGACACCCTGTGgggggccccccacagctcccccagcaccccccagggGACAGCAGATGAGCCCAAGGCACCAATGTGGAGTTCAGCCAGTCTGgatgaaggggaggggcaggaaccccaGGGAATGGGGATTCCCCtccctgggatggggggcagcGGAGGAAGTGGGGTGAAGGGGCTGCCCCCCAGAGGTAACCAG TGTCCCACCGTTGATTGTTCCCCCAACCCCATGAGGGAGGAGTCAGATTCTTCAGAGGCGGAGCTACTGCAGCCCTCCCGAGTCCACGGAATTGCCCTGCCCGGAATGGGGCGGAGCCTGGATGGGAAGAAAGAG GGGACAGAGCTGCAAAGGGTGGGAAGCCTACACGATCGAGAGAGGAGGAGGTCCTCGGACAGCTCAGGTAGGGGGGCACACCCCAaattctgcccctccccttcacctAGCTCCCCCCAACCTGATACCCCCCTTTATCTCTTCCCCACAGAGAAAGGGGGCTGGAGACCCCAGCCTCCCCCTCAGAGCTCCAAGCCAGCGTTTGTCACCATTCGAAGGGCTGAGGCTAGCTGGGATATCG CGGAGGAGAGCTCCCAGCTGGACCTGGAGGAGACGGACATCTCCAGCAGGGCCCCCAGAATGGAGGCGGGGGAGAAGCCCCCAAACCCCAGCTTCCTGGCATCTGGAAAG GCCAGGGAGCCGCCATCCGGCCTCCGCCCCCCCAAGCCAGTAGGCATCCCACGCGGCCAAAAGCCCCCGACTCAGCCGGAGAGGAGTCAGAGTAGCGAGGAGCAGGCAGGTGGGGCCGGCCCCATCGAGACTCGGACCTCCCCCCCCGTCACCCGCCCCCGACCGGACCACTTGGAAACAGAAG gggGGTCTGAGGTGGGGCGGAAGGCGGCCCCTCTGAAACCTCAGCGAACACGCCGGGCGCAGTCCTGTGATAAACTGGAGTCAGATCAGGGTCGAGAGCCCGGAGCCAGAG GTGCTGCTAACGCCCTCCTGCcggacccccctctgcccccgccctTGGAGCAGCATCAGCCCCCTCGGAAACCCCGTCTCCCCATCTCCCGGCCTTTCCTCTCTGTGGACCAGACTGTGG gaacccaggagtccgggacAGACTGA
- the CARMIL3 gene encoding capping protein, Arp2/3 and myosin-I linker protein 3 isoform X2 — protein MWLRPRSCHGPAGGRPRPGPASIRKVLSRPPNPLLLKVKLETKPKKFEDRVLVLTAWRLHLFGLKVPAKVESSFNVLEIRTLNTINHSQILVDTEKATYSFKFPSPASADQVTRHVNAALGKIFPSPTAGCLRTPETPRDTSPNSESSTSTSHSICGGFSETYAALCDYNGLFCREEVQWDVDTIYHSADNHEFNLLDFSHLESRDLALIVAALAYNPWFTRLHCKDLRLGSEVSEQVLHTLSKSHHLEELVLDNTGLKTDFALKLTYALGDNPGSALHSLVLSHNQIEDKGLISLSQQFLYFPKGLRQLGLCKTGVTPKGLAGLCQTLGANPAFSSSLQHLDLSKNPGLLGGEEANGFYSFLAQPNALLRLELAGTDCAVDVLFGALLHGCCTRLSYLNLSRNTFSHRKAKDSQLAFRQFFSSTYALNYVSLSGTKMPLDALRSLFQGLSANTHLSDVHLDLSGCELRSPGAQVLQEQLPGVTALGSLDISDNSFDSDLLTLVPALGKNKSLKHLWLGKNFSVKSRMLEEILHKIVQLIQEEDCSLQSLSMADSRLKSRTSILINALGSNTCLSKVDLSGNGMEDLGAKMLSKALQINSSLRSITWDRNNTTALGFHDVARALENNYTLKYMSFPMSDITAAYRSAPERMDEVWQKIQWCLLRNGHSQKFSQEQAFRLQQGIGTSSAEQMIRRLCLRVQEEVRALHSCPADTVQEEVLYARELMKEAKNSRALFPSLYELGHILASDGPVRQRLESVANEVSKAVDKELQVILESMVTLTQELCPRAMQAAEGHNKMLGTVSERVTVPRNFIRGALLEQAGQDIQNKLNEVKLSVVTYLTNSIVEELLEELYSTHKSLTQHIAHLQQLSEGQSSAGSSGGTPLDQPPRNQLRDHEETTDDELGTSIDTIAIKRQKHGRKIRPVSAFIGVADPDTDATHSWGTNSPSGWLSSSASSQYSHSRSPSFEGLAELPTEGSRLEHRTRGRPRPPRCVPPGPRQNARTPGSIEPQQQENGTVPRLDEGLEEFFSRRVLTDNTSYPRTPRGCGVRPGPSDALPPMQKKRRKGLFHFRRNRSLKGEREVEDTLWGAPHSSPSTPQGTADEPKAPMWSSASLDEGEGQEPQGMGIPLPGMGGSGGSGVKGLPPRGNQCPTVDCSPNPMREESDSSEAELLQPSRVHGIALPGMGRSLDGKKEGTELQRVGSLHDRERRRSSDSSGRGAHPKFCPSPSPSSPQPDTPLYLFPTEKGGWRPQPPPQSSKPAFVTIRRAEASWDIAEESSQLDLEETDISSRAPRMEAGEKPPNPSFLASGKAREPPSGLRPPKPVGIPRGQKPPTQPERSQSSEEQAGGAGPIETRTSPPVTRPRPDHLETEGGSEVGRKAAPLKPQRTRRAQSCDKLESDQGREPGARGAANALLPDPPLPPPLEQHQPPRKPRLPISRPFLSVDQTVGTQESGTD, from the exons TATTCGCAAGGTCCTGAGCCGCCCGCCCAACCCTCTGCTGCTGAAGGTGAAGCTTGAAACCAAGCCCAAGAAGTTTGAGGATCGTGTGTTG GTGCTGACGGCCTGGCGGCTTCACCTCTTCGGGCTGAAAGTGCCCGCCAAG GTCGAAAGCTCCTTCAATGTCTTGGAAATTCGAACGTTAAACACAATAAACCACAGCCAG ATCCTGGTGGACACGGAGAAAGCCACCTACAGCTTCAAATTCCCCAGCCCGGCCAGCGCCGACCAGGTCACCCGGCACGTCAACGCGGCTCTCGGCAAGATCTTCCCCAGCCCCACGGCGGG CTGTCTGAGGACCCCTGAGACTCCCCGGGACACGTCCCCCAACTCCGAGAGTTCGACCTCCACCAGTCACAGCATCTGCG GGGGGTTCTCCGAGACCTATGCCGCCCTCTGCGACTACAACGGGCTGTTCTGCCGGGAGGAGGTGCAGTGG GATGTCGACACCATCTACCACTCGGCCGACAATCATGAATTCAACCTGCTGGACTTCAGCCACCTGGAAAGCCG GGACCTGGCTTTGATCGTCGCCGCCCTCGCCTACAACCCTTGGTTCACGCGACTGCACTGCAAGGACCTGAGGCTG ggctCTGAGGTATCTGAGCAAGTTCTGCACACGCTCAGCAAGTCCCATCACCTGGAGGAGCTGGTGCTGGACAACACGGGGTTAAAAAC AGACTTCGCGCTCAAACTGACCTACGCTCTGGGAGACAACCCTGGCTCGGCCCTGCACAGCCTGGTGCTGTCGCACAACCAGATCGAGGACAAAG gtcTCATCTCCCTGAGCCAGCAATTCCTCTACTTCCCCAAGGGGCTGCGGCAGCTCGGGCTCTGCAAGACGGGGGTCACCCCAAAAG GGCTGGCCGGGCTGTGTCAGACCCTGGGGGCCAACCCGGCCTTCAGCAGCTCCCTGCAACACCTGGACCTCAGCAAGAACCCCGGGCTGCTGGGCGGTGAGGAGGCCAAC gGTTTTTATTCCTTCCTGGCCCAGCCCAACGCCCTCCTCCGCCTCGAGCTGGCCGGCACGGACTGCGCCGTCGACGTG TTATTCGGGGCGCTGTTGCATGGATGTTGCACTCGGCTTAGCTACCTCAACCTCTCCCGGAACACCTTCTCGCACCG GAAAGCCAAGGACTCCCAGCTGGCCTTCAGGCAATTCTTCTCGAGCACCTACGCGCTGAACTACGTGAGCCTGTCGGGCACGAAAATGCCCCTGGATGCCTtgag GTCTCTGTTCCAGGGTCTCTCGGCCAACACCCACCTGAGTGATGTTCACCTGGATTTGAGCGGCTGTGAG ctgcGCTCGCCGGGGGCTCAGGTCCTACAGGAGCAGCTCCCAGGGGTCACTGCCTTGGGGAGCCTAGACATCTCCGACAAca GTTTTGACTCCGATTTGCTGACGCTGGTCCCTGCTCTGGGCAAGAACAAATCCCTCAAACACCTCTGGCTGGGCAAGAACTTCAGCGTTAAGTCCCG GATGCTGGAGGAGATACTTCACAAGATCGTACAGCTGATTCAGGAGGAAGATTGT tccCTGCAGTCTCTCTCCATGGCCGACTCGCGGCTGAAGTCCCGGACCAGCATCCTCATCAACGCCCTTGGCAGTAATACCTGCTTGAGCAAGGTGGACCTGAGCGGGAATGGCATGGAGGACCTGGGGGCCAAGATGCTGTCCAAGGCTCTGCAGATCAACAGCAGCCTCCG GAGCATCACCTGGGACCGGAACAACACGACAGCACTTGGCTTCCATGATGTCGCCCGAGCCCTGGAGAA CAACTACACCCTGAAGTACATGTCCTTCCCCATGAGCGACATCACAGCCGCTTACCGCAGTGCCCCGGAGAGGATGGATGAGGTGTGGCAGAAG atccAGTGGTGCCTCCTCCGAAACGGCCATTCCCAGAAGTTCTCCCAGGAGCAGGCGTTCCGACTCCAGCAGGGGATCGGCACCAGCAGCGCCGAGCAA ATGATCAGACGGCTGTGCCTGCGGgtccaggaggaggtgagggctctgcaCAGCTGCCCTGCTGATACTGTCCAGGAGGAGGTGCTCTATGCGCGGGAGCTCATGAAGGAGGCCAAGAACTCGCGGGCG ctgtTCCCCAGCCTCTATGAACTGGGACACATCTTGGCGAGCGACGGGCCCGTCCGGCAGCGACTGGAGTCCGTGGCCAATGAGGTCTCCAAGGCCGTTGACAAGGAGCTGCAG GTGATCCTGGAGTCCATGGTGACACTTACCCAGGAGCTCTGCCCCAGGGCCATGCAAGCCGCCGAGGGCCACAACAAGATGCTGGGGACTGTGTCAGAGCGGGTGACCGTCCCCCGCAACTTCATCCGGGGGGCGCTGCTGGAGCAGGCTGGGCAGGACATCCAGAACAAGCTGAA CGAGGTGAAGTTGTCTGTGGTGACGTATCTCACCAACTCCATTGTGGAGGAGCTCCTGGAGGAGTTGTACAGCACCCACAAGAGCCTG ACCCAGCACATTGCCCACCTCCAGCAGCTCTCCGAGGGGCAGAGTAGTGCTGGGAGCTCCGGGGGGACCCCCCTGGACCAGCCCCCCAGGAACCAGCTGAGAGATCACGAGGAGACCACAGACGATGAGCTGGGAACCAGCATT gACACCATCGCTATCAAGAGGCAGAAACATGGCAGGAAAATCCGACCTGTCTCAGCTTTTATCG GCGTGGCTGACCCAGACACTGATGCCACACACTCCTGGGGCACCAACTCGCCGTCAGGCTGGCTCTCCTCGTCGGCCAGCAGCCAGTACTCGCATTCCCGCAGCCCCTCCTTCGAGGGGCTGGCCGAACTCCCCACTGAGGGGTCCCGGCTGGAGCACCGCACCCGcggccggccccggcccccccggTGTGTCCCTCCGGGGCCTCGCCAAAAT GCTCGGACACCTGGGTCCATtgagccccagcagcaggagaATGGGACGGTGCCGCGGCTGGATGAGGGACTGGAGGAATTTTTTAGCAGGCGTGTCCTCACAGATAACACCAG CTATCCACGGACCCCCAGAGGCTGTGGGGTGAGACCAGGCCCCTCAGACGCGCTGCCCCCCATGCAGAAGAAGAGGCGAAAGGGGCTTTTCCATTTTCGGAGGAATCGGAGCCtcaagggggagagggaggttgaAGACACCCTGTGgggggccccccacagctcccccagcaccccccagggGACAGCAGATGAGCCCAAGGCACCAATGTGGAGTTCAGCCAGTCTGgatgaaggggaggggcaggaaccccaGGGAATGGGGATTCCCCtccctgggatggggggcagcGGAGGAAGTGGGGTGAAGGGGCTGCCCCCCAGAGGTAACCAG TGTCCCACCGTTGATTGTTCCCCCAACCCCATGAGGGAGGAGTCAGATTCTTCAGAGGCGGAGCTACTGCAGCCCTCCCGAGTCCACGGAATTGCCCTGCCCGGAATGGGGCGGAGCCTGGATGGGAAGAAAGAG GGGACAGAGCTGCAAAGGGTGGGAAGCCTACACGATCGAGAGAGGAGGAGGTCCTCGGACAGCTCAGGTAGGGGGGCACACCCCAaattctgcccctccccttcacctAGCTCCCCCCAACCTGATACCCCCCTTTATCTCTTCCCCACAGAGAAAGGGGGCTGGAGACCCCAGCCTCCCCCTCAGAGCTCCAAGCCAGCGTTTGTCACCATTCGAAGGGCTGAGGCTAGCTGGGATATCG CGGAGGAGAGCTCCCAGCTGGACCTGGAGGAGACGGACATCTCCAGCAGGGCCCCCAGAATGGAGGCGGGGGAGAAGCCCCCAAACCCCAGCTTCCTGGCATCTGGAAAG GCCAGGGAGCCGCCATCCGGCCTCCGCCCCCCCAAGCCAGTAGGCATCCCACGCGGCCAAAAGCCCCCGACTCAGCCGGAGAGGAGTCAGAGTAGCGAGGAGCAGGCAGGTGGGGCCGGCCCCATCGAGACTCGGACCTCCCCCCCCGTCACCCGCCCCCGACCGGACCACTTGGAAACAGAAG gggGGTCTGAGGTGGGGCGGAAGGCGGCCCCTCTGAAACCTCAGCGAACACGCCGGGCGCAGTCCTGTGATAAACTGGAGTCAGATCAGGGTCGAGAGCCCGGAGCCAGAG GTGCTGCTAACGCCCTCCTGCcggacccccctctgcccccgccctTGGAGCAGCATCAGCCCCCTCGGAAACCCCGTCTCCCCATCTCCCGGCCTTTCCTCTCTGTGGACCAGACTGTGG gaacccaggagtccgggacAGACTGA